One Polypterus senegalus isolate Bchr_013 chromosome 10, ASM1683550v1, whole genome shotgun sequence DNA segment encodes these proteins:
- the LOC120537451 gene encoding cytochrome c oxidase subunit 7B, mitochondrial, with amino-acid sequence MYNLAKAAVNLSARGVRYTAVRQCHHKTGPNFHDKYGNLLLATGFLFCASVWGYVATQTGLVWNFSPVGRISPKPWNEE; translated from the exons ATGTATAATTTGGCGAAAGCAGCTGTGAATCTTAGCG caCGTGGTGTTCGCTATACTGCAGTTCGCCAATGCCATCACAAAACAGGCCCTAATTTCCATGATAAGTATGGCAACCTTCTTCTGGCAACAGGATTCCTGTTTTGTGCATCTGTATGGGgatat GTAGCAACGCAGACTGGTTTGGTCTGGAATTTTTCGCCAGTAGGGAGGATAAGCCCCAAACCATGGAATGAAGAATAA